Proteins encoded together in one Streptomyces umbrinus window:
- a CDS encoding ABC transporter permease, with the protein MTELALAQGRVGRDRLLRLLQEYGVYAGVAALLLFNFAFTDHFVSAENFRTQAVQVAPVLIVALGMALAIGTEGVDLSVGSVMALSTSLLSLYLGYGPWAAVLVAVAGGTLIGLANGTLVAHLGVQPIVATLALMVACRGLALVLLPQLKDVRDPGMTALGSGDVLGVPYLVLIAVGLALLVAFVVRRTTFGRQLLAIGDSRPAARLAGLPVRRVLIVVYACSGALAAVAGVLATARLTASDPTSLGTLMELSAITAVVVGGTPLSGGRVRIGGTVAGAVLIQLLTTTLVKHDLPPSWTQMAQAVVIVGAVYAARERGKR; encoded by the coding sequence ATGACTGAACTCGCGCTCGCGCAGGGCCGGGTGGGCCGCGACCGGCTGCTGCGCCTGCTCCAGGAGTACGGCGTCTACGCGGGCGTCGCCGCACTCCTGCTCTTCAACTTCGCCTTCACCGATCACTTCGTCTCCGCGGAGAACTTCCGCACCCAGGCCGTCCAGGTCGCACCCGTGCTCATCGTCGCGCTGGGCATGGCGCTGGCGATCGGCACCGAGGGCGTCGACCTGTCGGTGGGTTCCGTGATGGCCCTGTCCACTTCCCTGCTGTCCCTCTATCTCGGCTACGGGCCGTGGGCCGCCGTGCTCGTGGCGGTGGCGGGCGGCACTCTGATCGGGCTCGCGAACGGAACGCTGGTCGCCCACCTGGGAGTTCAGCCGATCGTCGCCACGCTCGCCCTCATGGTCGCCTGTCGCGGCCTGGCCCTGGTTCTGCTCCCCCAGCTCAAGGACGTACGCGATCCGGGCATGACGGCGCTCGGCTCCGGCGACGTGCTGGGCGTGCCGTATCTCGTCCTCATCGCCGTCGGCCTCGCCCTGTTGGTGGCCTTCGTGGTGCGTCGCACGACCTTCGGGCGGCAGTTGCTCGCCATCGGCGACAGCCGGCCGGCGGCCCGCCTCGCCGGTCTGCCAGTCCGCCGGGTCCTCATCGTGGTGTACGCCTGCTCCGGCGCCCTGGCCGCGGTGGCGGGCGTCCTCGCCACCGCCCGGCTGACGGCCAGTGACCCGACCTCGCTGGGCACTCTGATGGAACTGTCGGCGATCACCGCCGTGGTCGTCGGCGGCACGCCCCTGTCCGGCGGCCGGGTCCGGATCGGCGGCACGGTCGCCGGTGCCGTCCTCATCCAGTTGCTGACCACCACGCTCGTCAAGCACGACCTGCCGCCGTCGTGGACGCAGATGGCCCAGGCCGTGGTGAT